A stretch of Phragmites australis chromosome 12, lpPhrAust1.1, whole genome shotgun sequence DNA encodes these proteins:
- the LOC133887432 gene encoding peroxidase 4-like, whose translation MARPSAATCRGTIIALLVLAGTSSAQLSTDFYSYSCPGVFDAVKPVVQSAIAMEQRMGASIVRLFFHDCFVQGCDASLLLDDTPSFQGEKMATPNNGSVRGFEVIDAIKSAVERVCPSVVSCADILAIAARDSVVILGGPSWDVKVGRRDSRTASFNGANNNIPPPTSGLANLTSLFAAQGLSQTDMVALSGSHTIGQARCTNFRAHVYNDTNIDGAFASTRQSGCPSTSGSGDNNLAPLDLQTPTVFENDYYKNLVSKKGLLHSDQELFNGGATDAQVQSYVSSQSTFFADFVAGMIKMGDIMPLTGSNGEIRNNCRRIN comes from the exons ATGGCTCGACCATCAGCTGCAACATGCAGAGGTACCATCATCGCTCTCCTCGTGCTCGCCGGCACCTCGTCGGCGCAGCTCTCCACGGATTTCTACTCCTACTCGTGCCCCGGCGTGTTCGACGCCGTCAAACCGGTGGTGCAGTCGGCAATCGCCATGGAGCAGCGCATGGGCGCATCCATCGTCCGCCTCTTCTTCCACGACTGTTTCGTCCAA GGGTGCGACGCGTCGTTGCTGCTGGATGACACACCGAGCTTCCAGGGCGAGAAGATGGCGACGCCCAACAACGGGTCCGTCAGAGGCTTCGAGGTCATCGACGCCATCAAGTCCGCCGTCGAGAGGGTGTGCCCCAgcgtcgtctcctgcgccgacatcCTCGCCATCGCAGCCAGGGACAGCGTCGTCATC CTGGGCGGGCCGAGCTGGGACGTGAAAGTCGGGAGGAGGGACTCGAGGACGGCGAGCTTCAACGGCGCCAACAACAATATCCCCCCGCCGACGTCCGGACTCGCCAACCTCACCTCCCTCTTCGCCGCGCAAGGCCTCTCCCAAACGGACATGGTTGCCCTCTCTG GTTCTCACACGATAGGTCAAGCACGCTGCACAAACTTCAGAGCACATGTATACAATGACACCAACATCGATGGCGCCTTTGCAAGCACAAGGCAATCAGGTTGCCCTAGCACCTCAGGTTCAGGCGACAACAACTTGGCGCCTCTGGATCTTCAAACCCCAACCGTCTTTGAGAACGACTACTACAAGAACCTTGTCAGCAAGAAGGGGCTTCTACACTCTGATCAGGAGCTCTTCAATGGCGGAGCCACCGACGCACAAGTCCAATCATATGTTAGTAGCCAAAGCACATTCTTCGCAGATTTTGTGGCAGGCATGATCAAGATGGGTGACATTATGCCACTGACGGGCTCCAATGGGGAGATCAGGAACAACTGCAGAAGGATTAATTAA